The following proteins are co-located in the Candidatus Zixiibacteriota bacterium genome:
- a CDS encoding AAA family ATPase, with product MPTVQSTCFTLEPALRKSAVYLLFKLLSEMTDIIRKGNLMSSRAILYGNIVDQTELRRVTASHPDAGELMVVRDSPEPVELGQDQAVVYVDLDDPRFSQADFLRAVASDLEKVTIVGKLDQPDMDEAIRVSKLGVSEIISADEILTRLNEFIEQIENPDRPEKPSSQVNQYSVNALIGKSPAVANIRKTIMLLSDVDFPSALILGETGTGKGLVSKILHNTGVRSDHSLVEVNCSAIPDELFESELFGHVKGAFTDAKTEKIGLFEYAESGTLFLDEVGSLTLSAQAKLLKILEDKKLRRVGNVNERSINVRVVAATNLDLKQAIDENIFRDDLYFRLNLMVIEIPPLRERLQDLPELIAHYLRFYSTLYNMPNVEIHDDALEAMNSYHWPGNVRELSNVIERAVLLTKGKQIKARHVEMAFKNTRLSIQDRQKMTIDLPPRGITLEKIEQDVVLHVLNMFDWNKTETAKYLGISRPRLRRILEKTGLEQNRRKR from the coding sequence TTGCCAACCGTTCAATCGACCTGTTTCACGCTTGAGCCGGCGCTCCGGAAATCTGCTGTTTACCTGCTGTTTAAGCTTCTTTCAGAGATGACCGATATAATCAGAAAAGGAAACTTGATGTCTTCCAGAGCGATATTATATGGTAACATTGTCGACCAGACCGAGCTACGCCGGGTAACTGCCAGTCATCCCGACGCCGGCGAACTGATGGTCGTCCGGGATTCACCCGAACCGGTGGAACTCGGTCAGGACCAGGCGGTGGTTTATGTCGATCTGGATGATCCCCGTTTTTCACAGGCCGATTTCCTTCGTGCGGTCGCTTCCGATCTGGAGAAAGTCACGATCGTAGGCAAACTCGATCAGCCGGATATGGATGAAGCGATTCGAGTCTCCAAGCTCGGTGTATCGGAAATCATTTCCGCCGATGAAATCCTCACGCGCCTGAATGAATTCATAGAGCAAATCGAGAATCCCGACAGACCGGAAAAACCGTCTTCGCAGGTCAATCAATACAGCGTCAACGCCCTGATCGGAAAATCTCCGGCTGTGGCCAATATCCGCAAGACTATCATGCTCCTCTCCGATGTCGATTTTCCCAGCGCATTGATCTTGGGCGAAACCGGTACAGGAAAGGGCCTCGTCTCAAAGATTTTGCACAACACCGGCGTTCGCTCCGATCACAGCCTGGTGGAGGTAAACTGCTCTGCCATACCGGACGAGCTGTTCGAATCAGAATTGTTCGGCCATGTCAAAGGTGCTTTCACAGATGCCAAAACTGAAAAGATAGGGTTATTTGAATATGCCGAAAGCGGCACCTTGTTTTTGGACGAGGTCGGGAGCTTGACGCTTTCGGCTCAGGCCAAACTGCTTAAGATACTGGAGGATAAAAAACTGAGACGGGTCGGAAATGTCAACGAGCGAAGCATCAATGTGCGCGTGGTGGCGGCCACAAATCTCGACCTCAAGCAGGCGATCGATGAGAACATTTTTCGCGACGACCTGTATTTCCGGCTCAACCTGATGGTGATCGAGATTCCTCCCCTGCGTGAGCGACTCCAGGACCTGCCCGAACTTATAGCACATTATCTCAGGTTTTATTCTACATTATATAACATGCCCAATGTCGAAATCCACGATGACGCGCTGGAGGCGATGAACAGCTATCACTGGCCCGGAAATGTGCGAGAATTGAGCAATGTCATCGAACGGGCGGTGCTTTTGACCAAAGGCAAACAGATCAAAGCGCGCCATGTTGAAATGGCCTTTAAGAACACCCGTCTCTCCATCCAGGACCGCCAGAAAATGACCATCGATCTCCCTCCCCGCGGAATTACCCTGGAGAAAATCGAACAGGATGTGGTTTTGCATGTCCTCAATATGTTCGACTGGAATAAAACCGAGACAGCCAAATATCTCGGTATCTCCCGTCCCCGTCTGAGGAGAATCCTGGAGAAAACCGGGCTGGAACAAAACAGGCGAAAACGCTAA
- a CDS encoding diguanylate cyclase has translation MKGQEVKILVIEDCSKEFDCLNQMFKNIVEFDIDFRRVEDIHSAITELQRDRYDLVVVDFNCNQLIEPDEILKLRELYHHLPIVIITNQDLLSWISRDVLNEVQESIIRDNISAPLVSQAIQHAVGRRRIERRLRQSELRFRNVIENIVDAVTVIDREGTLKFVNPAAEKLFDKRKDQLVGAPFGFPSVLDDSIEIEILRTNGGVVTAEMRSAQIDWDGEQVCLASLRDITDRKQIEKALRASELRLAQIIQGSSLPSFVINRDHVVTHWNKACENLTGKMASEIIGTRDHWLAFYSDPRPTMADLILDGNNAIEIARHYDGKVKLSSHIEGAFELEQNFHDMGNRSRWIYITAAPLRDRDGRISGVIETLQDITSRKKTEEALKRSTRELSNTVRQLEKANQKILQQQKSVLEEERLKVILHIVGATAHEINQPLSALLGNIELLREDYKNPEKLLEYLGQIEIAGLKINEILKRFQVIHQEDITPSKGESMTISINQNLSILSIEDNDQDYKWIQDLVRDENKIKLDRARNLRQAQLHLQKRKYDLLFLDFTLPDGNGLDFITWMNQVGDTTPVIVITGKGNEMIATQIIQRGAYDYLPKSTVSKNTILRSIVSTLEKSRIKNELRQTQKKLVEMSIKDELTGLYNRRYMMESLERELARANRYNTNLVICMLDIDHFKEINDTYGHIAGDRILVEMGQLLSETFRQSDLACRYGGEEFSLILPNTDIDQALISCDRFRELVAKRRFNFDNQIVRMTISIGLASFLESEAKSSAELIASADQALYKAKNNGRNKVIANRSIDLFHA, from the coding sequence GTGAAGGGGCAAGAAGTAAAAATACTGGTAATCGAGGACTGTTCAAAGGAATTCGACTGCCTGAACCAAATGTTTAAGAACATTGTCGAGTTCGACATAGATTTCAGGCGCGTCGAAGATATTCACTCTGCGATTACCGAATTGCAAAGAGACAGGTATGATCTTGTAGTAGTCGATTTCAACTGCAATCAGCTGATAGAGCCTGATGAAATCCTCAAGCTCCGCGAACTTTATCATCATCTTCCGATCGTCATTATCACTAACCAGGACCTGTTGTCTTGGATCTCGCGTGATGTACTGAATGAAGTACAGGAAAGCATTATCCGCGACAACATCTCGGCCCCGCTGGTCTCGCAGGCAATCCAGCATGCTGTCGGACGCAGGCGCATTGAACGCAGGCTCCGGCAGAGCGAACTCAGGTTCAGAAATGTAATCGAGAACATTGTTGATGCAGTCACCGTCATCGATCGGGAGGGCACCCTCAAATTCGTCAACCCGGCCGCAGAAAAGCTGTTCGATAAGCGCAAGGATCAACTGGTTGGTGCGCCCTTTGGATTTCCTTCTGTTCTTGATGACAGTATCGAAATCGAGATCTTGCGCACAAACGGCGGAGTTGTCACCGCCGAGATGAGATCGGCTCAGATCGACTGGGACGGGGAACAAGTCTGCCTGGCGTCCCTGCGCGACATCACCGACCGCAAGCAGATCGAAAAAGCACTCCGCGCCAGTGAACTGAGACTGGCGCAGATCATACAGGGAAGTTCCCTGCCCTCATTCGTGATCAATCGTGACCATGTTGTAACGCACTGGAACAAGGCCTGTGAAAACCTGACCGGCAAGATGGCTTCCGAAATCATCGGTACCCGCGACCATTGGCTGGCGTTTTATTCTGACCCCAGGCCGACCATGGCAGATTTGATTCTGGATGGTAATAACGCAATCGAAATCGCAAGACATTACGACGGCAAGGTCAAACTGTCATCTCATATCGAAGGAGCTTTCGAGCTCGAACAGAATTTTCATGATATGGGCAATCGAAGCCGGTGGATATATATCACTGCCGCGCCATTGCGGGATCGCGACGGCCGGATATCCGGAGTCATCGAGACCCTGCAGGATATCACCAGTCGCAAGAAGACCGAAGAAGCATTAAAAAGAAGCACCCGCGAGTTATCTAATACGGTCCGGCAACTCGAGAAGGCCAACCAGAAAATATTACAACAGCAAAAATCCGTACTGGAAGAAGAACGACTCAAAGTCATCCTGCATATAGTCGGAGCCACAGCGCATGAGATCAATCAACCCCTTTCGGCTCTGTTGGGTAATATTGAACTTCTGCGGGAGGACTATAAAAACCCGGAAAAGCTGCTCGAATATCTCGGCCAGATCGAAATCGCCGGTTTAAAGATCAATGAAATCCTGAAGCGTTTCCAGGTCATCCACCAGGAAGATATAACACCTTCAAAAGGCGAATCCATGACGATCTCTATAAACCAGAACCTGAGCATTCTCTCAATCGAAGATAACGATCAGGATTATAAGTGGATTCAGGATCTTGTCCGTGATGAGAATAAGATCAAGCTTGATAGAGCGCGCAACCTCAGGCAGGCTCAACTGCATCTTCAAAAGAGAAAGTACGATCTCCTGTTTTTGGATTTTACTCTGCCGGATGGCAACGGCCTTGATTTCATTACCTGGATGAATCAGGTCGGTGACACCACACCGGTAATCGTCATTACAGGTAAGGGCAATGAGATGATCGCAACCCAGATAATTCAACGCGGTGCATACGATTATCTTCCCAAGTCCACAGTCAGTAAAAACACAATACTGCGGAGTATCGTCAGCACGCTCGAGAAATCACGCATCAAAAACGAACTGCGCCAGACACAAAAGAAACTGGTTGAAATGTCGATCAAGGATGAACTGACCGGTCTTTACAACCGCCGCTACATGATGGAATCGCTGGAACGCGAACTGGCCAGGGCCAATCGATACAATACCAATCTCGTAATCTGCATGCTGGATATCGATCATTTCAAGGAAATCAATGACACCTACGGACATATCGCCGGCGATCGGATTCTTGTCGAGATGGGACAGTTGCTCAGTGAAACATTTCGTCAGAGCGATTTGGCCTGTCGTTATGGTGGCGAGGAATTCTCGCTTATTCTTCCCAATACAGACATAGATCAGGCGCTAATCTCCTGTGATCGGTTTCGCGAGCTCGTGGCAAAGCGCAGGTTTAATTTCGACAACCAGATTGTGCGCATGACCATAAGTATCGGCCTCGCCAGTTTCCTGGAATCGGAGGCGAAATCGTCTGCTGAGTTAATCGCCAGTGCCGACCAGGCTCTCTACAAAGCCAAAAATAACGGTCGCAATAAGGTGATTGCCAACCGTTCAATCGACCTGTTTCACGCTTGA